The nucleotide window ATTTTGTCTCCCCTGAAACATTCCACGCTGGGTTTCTAAAGTATTATTATGATGTCGGCGGGGATGAGCACCAATTGGCGGACAATATCTTCAGCCACTCCGCTGACTCTCAAAATAAGCGGGAGAAGCCAGTCacgggggaggatgtggaggagttgaCAAAGTTGGTGCAAAAGATGTACGAGATTGATGTTGAACTGTTTGGGTTGCAAGATGCGAGGTATATCACCGAGGATAAAAAGGATAAactgaggaggaagagggaggcgatgCTAGTGGAGGCGGCGCGGGTGGTGGAATCTTGGGCGGATAGGCGGTGGTTGCACATCAAcaagtgggaggagggggagtatgaCACTGTCTTGGAGATCCTGGACGTGCTGAGGGAGTATGTCGAGGCGGAGAGGCAAAAGAGGGTGTATGTCTATTAATAATGGAACATTTTATGCAAAGGTAAGATGTATTTGTTGCTAAAGTAATAACAGAAGAAATCAAAATGTGCACAGAAATCACCTGACATGGCCGTGAACAAAACCAACAGCGATATATCCCAAGCGCAACCCCCCAACAAGACATCACGCCGTCATCTCTACAATCCGAGCCGTTTTGAttcccaaccctcccccctcaccttcttcctgcatccacctccaccaagaACTCACCTCCTAAACTGCGcactcccatcctccccaacccccatcctagcctccatctccgcaGGCAAtctatcctcctccttggtctccttcCAGTTATCCCCCCCCTTGATCTCCACCGTCGGcttcccaaacccaaaatcAAAAGCAACATCATGCCCACTCTCCCAATCCAGCTTCTGCCTCTCCTGCACCGGCAACCCCGCCGCACTCTCCAAATCCCGCTTGCTACTACCACCACTGGCAGCACTACCAGACCGGGTATGTCTCCTGAACGGGTTGTTCTCCATCCGCTTGTGCCACATGATGTaaaggatgacgatgagcAGGACCAACGAGCCACCTCCCAGACCGGCTGCGACGCCGAttttggtggagagggggatcCCGCTGCTTTCAGATGGGGTGGGGCTGgtggaagggaggggggtgctaTCGAGGGGAAGGTCGGGGGAaacgttggtgttggttagggggtttgtggtgtcggaggttgttgggggagaggggctGTCGGtagtgtcgtcgtcgactACGGCGTTTACTTGGGTCGGTTGGGGTGGGGTAAAGACCGATATGAAGGGGGAGCCGTTGGCAGGTATGACGAGgctgaggaagggggaggtgttggcggGTTGCtcggcggttgttgttggggcgggggttgAAGCCGGAGCAGGGGTGGTATCGGCTGGCGGTgaggggagcgggaggaggactgCACCGCCAGCGCCAGAGTCGGCATctggggagggagctggaggggcaTCGGGCGCTGGGGCTGGCGAGGGCATAGGTTCGGGGTCTTCTTGCTCGGCGGGAGGGTCGGCAACGACAATCGGCGCTGGTACGGGTGCCGGTCCTGGGCTCGGCTCTGCTGATGGAGCGGGAGCTGGTGCAGGTGTTGGTTCTTCGACTGCTGGAATCTCCGCAACGGGCACAGGCACCTGTACAACTGGAGCAGTCGATTCTTCAGGCGTCGGTTCGGGAGTCGGAGCCTCAACGACGGCTGTCTCCTCCACAGCGGGCGATTCTTCCTCCGCAGGCGTTGGGGAAGGAGCTGGTTCTGGAGTCGCAACTGCCTCCTCATCCGGCGTTGTCGACCCTGGTGCCCCGATAACCCCGTCCAAAATCTCCGTCGGATCCGGAAGGGCGCCAACGATATCATCCGCCACCGTCGGCACCGGGACCGCATCGATCAAATCCTGAAGTCCAGGCACaagccctcccccctctgACCCTGCCGGTTCCTCAACACCATTATTGTCCCCTCCCAACAAATCATCCAATCTCGGCAACTGGGCCATCGCCAGCGCGGCCTGAAGCCAAAAAATGCGGATGACCAGCATCGTTCAATATTTtccaaacaacaaaaatTACAAGAATATAAGATGAAGAAAAATAGGCCAACGCCAGGGCTCATAACAAAAACATCTTGGGCTGGTGCCAAAAGTGAAAGCCAAAACGACAACCAGTTGTCGAGAAGAAAACTAGAAAGGTTCAACGATTCAACCCGTTTGATCATCCCATGCACGGACGGGCAGCTGGATAAAAAGAACGAACATTATCGTCAAACTTGGCATTCTGCCCGTGTCCATGATTCCGGGACTATCTTCGTTTCAGATGTTGGAGCTCTTGGTGGTGAACGCGGGGATGCAGGGGTTAATCGTAGCCGAAACGGGAAGCTCGCGTATCATGATGCCACTGATGCTACGAAAGCACCCCTGAGATCCGCGGAAAAAACGCCACAACCTCGGTGTCCAAGCGCTGCCCTATGACGCGGCGTATCAAGATGTTCTCGGCTGGGAGAGCCTGCATTCACCACGAGGAAGTGTTCTAACGTGAACCTGACTCGGATTGTGAGATCAGCTGAACATGCTGGTAACAATACACCAGCTTGTGGCGCCCATGAACGTCTTGCACGAGCATCATACGTTATAACAAACGGCTGTTATCATAAACGTAGCTCTTCTGGTACAAGCTTGTATGCACTGAACCCAACTGGTGAACAAAAAGGggcaaaaaggggggtaGTTGCCAAGCAATATGTCTGCCAATGCTTGGCATATCCAACGAGACTTCAACAAGTTCAGATCACAACTGATCCCTGAACCAAGAATAGAGCCAGTAGCTTACACCGGCAAACCCGGCAGTCCCCAGTCCTCCGAGGAACAACAGATCCAGGTTCTTGGCTTTCCATATCGGCATTCTAACGTCTGCCGTCTGAAGATGCATCGGTCTCATCTTCCCACTGTTGGGATCCAGTCCGAACTTTGCATCGTACATCATCTCCTCGATCAGGTCGGCGGCATAATGTTTCTTCCGGGCTGATATTCGGGCAATGTGCCTCATCCGCTCAACATTTCTCGCAAAGCTGCCGTCCTCATCAAGCAGTACCTGCCGGCCCTTGTCGTAGATCTCGTCTCTTGTGAATGTGGCCTTATCGAGGCCCAACCCGACACCTGCTTCGACAATCCGTAGACCGTTCAAAAGCTGGTCGAAAAAGAATCCCAGACACAACATACGCACTCCATGGTACATCGCCTCATTGACACTGCTCCCGCCACCATGGGTGACGAAGAGTATTGTGTCCGGATGATCCAATATTGCTCTCTGAGGCGCAAAAGGCGTGAAATACCACCTCTCGCTCTGATTTTCCAGCAGCATCCCCACTGGCTCCCTGACTCCACCAGTCCACTGATTCAGCAACGGCTGAAACTGCTGCCTCTGTTTCTTTCCGACCGACCAAATCACCCCATCTACCAATCCATCCGCCAACAAATCCCCCAATGCCcccaaaaacatcaaaaccTGCTCCGTCGGTAGCGTTATATGCGTCCCAAAACAAAcatacaccaccctcctcttcttcccccgcTCATAGaaccccctcaactccccatccaacccaggGTACTCCTCCGACAAAATCGGCCCAACAGCCTGCAAAAGCGGCGGGCAATCTTTTGGcgtctccaacccccaaaagcTATTCACCAAACCCAGATAATCCGGCTTTCCCGCTGTCACCCCGGCCAGGCGGTAATTCACTCCGGcctctctcctcatcctcttgaCCCACCTCAAATACGGCACCACCGTCGTGATTGCCCTCAACGGCCTCAGTGCCGCGCGTATCCTCTGCCAAAGGCTTGCCTTTTCCGAAGTCAGGGCATCGACTTGAAACCCAGGAATCCCGGGGATATGCCCCGCTGATACCATCCCGTACGGCATCTGCGGCCAGACCATCGCCACTGGAACGCCAAACTGTTTTTGCATATCCCTTGTTGCCTCGACAAAGAAATCAGTCACGATCGCGTCGGGGGAGATGGCTTTGGtgatgcggaggaggtggatgtaATCTGACGTCCAGAAGGCGTCGACTGTATATTTGGGCGCGAAGTAAGACTTGTAATCAACGCGGATGTCGGTGttttggagggcgaggtagtgggcttcttcttgctggggGGTTAGAGGGTCGCCCATGGGGTGGATGTGGGCAGGGGAGATGAAGGCgtaggaggggttggtgaggatcCATTTCTCTTGGGTTTTGTGGGTTGCGAAGTGGATTGTGTGCCCGCGGGAGGCGAGCAGGCGGCCGAGTTCGAGGACTGGGGCTGAAgtatggggaggagggggttagaGGTTGATGGAAAAGAGAGTGGGCGATAAAGAAAGAGAGATTACCGGCGTGAGTGAAGCCGCCTGTCCCGGTGACGAGGAGAATGGTGCATTTGGAGAGGGCTTCGTCTGAACTTTGATCGGCGGACATGGCTTCGGGTTAGAGACGAGGTTTAGTTTGGGCGGGTTGTTTGCATGTCGATGAGTGAAGCGTGAAAGCAAGCACACGTCGTCAAAAACGGTGACACGGACACGGAGAACAAGAAGCTGTCTGACATCCGGGCCGTTTCATTGGCCGCTTTCGGACTCCCCGCGAACCTCACCACGCCGCGAATGGTGGGAGTCAATGCAACGTTTGTGAAGCCAACAGTTTACAGCGGGATGAAAGCTGACCGCAGACTTGCCATTAGAAGTATCTGGAATctgctcatcatcataccACTTGTTGGTCCTCGCCGCTATTGGTAGCTGTGCTGTCAGCGACCTCACCGAATGGCTTGATATGGCCCGTGCACCGATCACCACATCATTTCTTTTCACCTCAAATCGTGATTGCCTATGGGCTTGTTGTCTCCTCCAGTCCATACCCCCAAAGTCGACATCAACAGACCCGAGTTGAAGAGCGTCAAATGATTCTCTGTCAAGccaaacccaaccaagcGCCCGATAATTAACCATATACCAATTATACGGATGGTGAAGGTCAGGAACGTCAAACGGCGACGCTCTCCGTTATTTACCGAACTGACTCACGTGGGTGGACCGCGCATGGTTAGGCCCCAGGCTGTCGACTTTCCCATGCAAATTCCGACCTACCTCTTTCAGTCGGCAGGAAAAGCGCACACGAATAATCGCAGATCCTCTCACGCCCAGGTTTCCGTATATACAGACCTGgggaccctgaggtgctcgccctgctatggctccgatcactcctagcacattgcatcctgcgaagtgctcgtcgtgctatgccttcgatcacccgtagcatcttgcatcctgcagagtgctcgtgcttcttggcgccatagcacttc belongs to Podospora bellae-mahoneyi strain CBS 112042 chromosome 6, whole genome shotgun sequence and includes:
- a CDS encoding hypothetical protein (EggNog:ENOG503PRWK) yields the protein MLVIRIFWLQAALAMAQLPRLDDLLGGDNNGVEEPAGSEGGGLVPGLQDLIDAVPVPTVADDIVGALPDPTEILDGVIGAPGSTTPDEEAVATPEPAPSPTPAEEESPAVEETAVVEAPTPEPTPEESTAPVVQVPVPVAEIPAVEEPTPAPAPAPSAEPSPGPAPVPAPIVVADPPAEQEDPEPMPSPAPAPDAPPAPSPDADSGAGGAVLLPLPSPPADTTPAPASTPAPTTTAEQPANTSPFLSLVIPANGSPFISVFTPPQPTQVNAVVDDDTTDSPSPPTTSDTTNPLTNTNVSPDLPLDSTPLPSTSPTPSESSGIPLSTKIGVAAGLGGGSLVLLIVILYIMWHKRMENNPFRRHTRSGSAASGGSSKRDLESAAGLPVQERQKLDWESGHDVAFDFGFGKPTVEIKGGDNWKETKEEDRLPAEMEARMGVGEDGSAQFRR
- a CDS encoding hypothetical protein (CAZy:GT1; EggNog:ENOG503Q0C1; COG:C; COG:G) translates to MSADQSSDEALSKCTILLVTGTGGFTHAAPVLELGRLLASRGHTIHFATHKTQEKWILTNPSYAFISPAHIHPMGDPLTPQQEEAHYLALQNTDIRVDYKSYFAPKYTVDAFWTSDYIHLLRITKAISPDAIVTDFFVEATRDMQKQFGVPVAMVWPQMPYGMVSAGHIPGIPGFQVDALTSEKASLWQRIRAALRPLRAITTVVPYLRWVKRMRREAGVNYRLAGVTAGKPDYLGLVNSFWGLETPKDCPPLLQAVGPILSEEYPGLDGELRGFYERGKKRRVVYVCFGTHITLPTEQVLMFLGALGDLLADGLVDGVIWSVGKKQRQQFQPLLNQWTGGVREPVGMLLENQSERWYFTPFAPQRAILDHPDTILFVTHGGGSSVNEAMYHGVRMLCLGFFFDQLLNGLRIVEAGVGLGLDKATFTRDEIYDKGRQVLLDEDGSFARNVERMRHIARISARKKHYAADLIEEMMYDAKFGLDPNSGKMRPMHLQTADVRMPIWKAKNLDLLFLGGLGTAGFAGVSYWLYSWFRDQL